The Sphingorhabdus lutea genome segment TTACGTCTGGGAAATCAAACTTTTGTAAACCGTATTTTGCAAAGTTTTTTATGCATGGTCACCTGTATAAATTTGCTGCGCGTGTTGGTGGTTTATATAAATATGTCGCGCATGTCCGATGCACAGGCACATATGCTGCATCATGATTTAATTTATTTTTCCACCGCGTTCATGGCGATATTGGCATCCAATCTTTATTTATTTTTAATGGCGTCGGTAAAAATAAATTTCCAACATCAATTGGCGGTGACCGATCAATTAACATCATTGTTAAACCGCAGGGGCATGTCCGAATTTATTTCTGAACAAGAAAATGAATATGGGGGGGAGATTTGGGAAGGCCGCGCCATATTGGTGATTGATATTGACCATTTTAAAGCGATTAACGATCAATATGGGCATTTTGTAGGCGACCGCATTTTGGCATCCATTGGCCAGATATTGCAAAATGTTTTGCAAATGCATGGCAAGGTGGCGCGGACTGGTGGTGAGGAATTTATGGTGGTGTTGAATAAAAATAGCAGCCCCATTGCCGAACAATTGGCCGAAAATGTGCGGGTTGCCATTGGCATGTTGAAACATGATATGTTGGGCCGAGGGCAAAATGTAACGGTCAGCATCGGCGCGGCCATTGGCCAAGAGGGCGAGGCGATAAAGCGCATTGTGCGCCGCGCGGATTTTATGATGTATCGTGCAAAATCACAGGGCCGCAATAAAGTGATTGTTGATCGGGTGGATTTTTCATTCTCGGTAAAGGGTATGGCGCATCAATCATAACCCAAATCTGCGCAGAGAGTTTTGAAAATGCGCAAAAAATATGCATGAAATAACCCTATATTCCATGCATATCGACACTATAATTATGTTATTGGATTATTTATCCAATGGCTTTTTTCAACTCATCTACCAAGTCCAATTTCTCCCATGGGAAGAAATCGCCCTCTGCCTTGCGGCCAAAATGGCCATAGGCTGCGCTTTTGCGGTAAATAGCTTTGTTCAATTGTAATTTGGTTCGAATTGCCTTGGGCGTTAAACCGCCTAGGGATTCAAGGCTATTTATGGCATTTTCAATCGCCTCATTACTCACTGTGCCGGTGCCATGCGTATCAACATATAATGATAGGGGGTGCGACACCCCAATAGCATAGGCCAATTGTATGGTGCACCTTGTTGCATATCCGGCGGCAACAATATTTTTTGCCAAATAACGGGTGATATAGGCCGCGCTGCGGTCAACCTTTGTGGGGTCTTTGCCGCTAAATGCGCCGCCGCCATGCGGTGCGGCCCCGCCATAGGTATCAACAATGATTTTACGGCCAGTTAAGCCCGCATCGCCATCTGGCCCGCCGATAACGAAGCTGCCCGTTGGGTTGATATGATATTGGGTGTCGTCGGATAATAAATGCGCGGGCAAAATTTGCGCCACGATATTTTTGACATAGGTGTGAAGTTCGGCCTCTTTATCGCCGGCATCATATCCTTCCTTATGCTGGGTGGACACGACAATTGCGGTTGCGGCAATTGGCACACCGTCAACATAGCGCAATGTTACTTGGCTTTTGCTGTCTGGTTCCAAAAATGGCGCAGCCCCGCTATGCCTGTCAGCGGCCATTTGGGCCAAAATCTTATGGCTATAATCCAATGTCGCGGGCATTAAATCGGGGGTTTCATCGGATGCATATCCGAACATTATCCCTTGGTCGCCTGCGCCTTCATCTTTATTTTCTGCGGCATCAACGCCCTGTGCGATATGGGCCGATTGCGGGTGCAGATGGTTGGAAAATTCAAATGTTTCCCAATGAAATCCATCTTGTTCATATCCAATATCACGGACCACTTGGCGCGCGGTTTGTTCAATTTCAGCCTGAATACCGTCTGCCCAATTGCCATATTCATCCATAATATTGTTGCCGCGAATTTCGCCGGCCAACATCACGCGCTGTGTGGTCGTCATGGTTTCACATGCCACCCGCGCTTCGGGATCTTTTGATAAAAACAAATCAACAATAGCATCCGAAATTTGGTCTGAAACCTTGTCAGGATGACCTTCGGATACGCTTTCAGATGTGAATAAATAGGTTGAGGGCATGTTGAATCCGTTGAAAAGATATAAAGAAAAGTTTATGTGCGCTGCACTTAAACCGAATATTTGTTTCTGACAACCCAAAATGAGCCAAGAAATATTATCAATAGGGCAAGAATAAGTGGCACTATATTACCCCATTTGGCGAAAAATGTTTCGGCATTATGCGGGGGCAGGGGCGCGTCAATTCGCCCTGCAACCCCGGGCTTAATATATTTAACTATACGCCCATTGGCCGCGACAATCGCGCTTATCCCCGTGGGGGTGGACCGGATTACGGGCAGCCCCTCCTCAACCGCGCGAAGGCGGGCCTGTGCCAAATGCTGCGGCGGCCCCCATGTGCCAAACCATGCGTCATTTGATGGGTTAAAGATAAAATCAGGGCGGTTTTTTCGGTCAATAACATTGCCGGAAAATATAATTTCATAACATATTTGCACGCCCATTTTGGGGCGGTGAAGACCGTGGCTATCCCTGCCCAAATCCAATGTGCGCGGTCCAGGCCCCTGCCAAAAATCAATCGCGCCGGGGACTAATCGGGTTAACCCCAATGGTTCAAGCAACCACCGAAGCGCCAAATATTCACCATAGGGGACAAGATGGGCCTTATCATATTTCCCCAAAATATCAGCATTTTGGGAAATGGCAAAAATGCTGTTGCGCGCGCCAATCACATCATCCTGCGCGTTAAATTCCAATCGGTCAGAACCGGTAATCAGCACATCATCCTTATTCATCAATTGGGTTAACAGCATGCGGCTTGCCACCGCGCTGTCGCCGGGTTGCCCGCGATAGGCATAATAGGGATAGCCCGATTCCAATTGCCATGGAATGGCCGCCTCTGGCCATAGGATAAGGCGCGGCGGTGCATTTTTGGATGCGGTGGAAAGCGTCGATAATTTTTTATAATTTATCGCCTCGGCGCTGGCTTCATATTTATTGGATTGCGGAATATTGGGTTGCACCACGGTAATATATTGGGCAATTTTGGGCGCAATTTGTAATGATGTGCCGCCAATATAGGTTAAAAATGCAGAGCAAGCGAGCATCGCCATGCTGAAACCGCCGATAATCATGGCATGGTGATATTGCTGCCGCGCCAATATCCATAAAGTGCCGGCGATGAATATCATCAATAATGAAAGGCCATATGTGCCGATAAGCTGCGCTATGCCGCCAATATCAACCAAGATAACGCCCAATGGATTCCATGCAAATCCAGTGAAAATAGTGGCGCGTAGCCATTCAAATATCGTCCAAAAACCGGCAAATATTAAAATGAAAGACAGGGTGGGAATCGAACCCACGGTAAAATATTGTTTTAGCTTTTGTCCCAAAATATAGCTGCCAAGCGATGCAAAAGCGGGAAATAGCGCCAAATAAAGCGCAAGCAAGACCACCGCAATCCAGCCAAGCCAAGCGGGCATTGCTGCTTGAAAAGTAAAGGCGGTGGCAATCCAATTATTGCCAATGGTAAAATGTCCAACGCCAAAAATCCATGCGGCACCAAATGCCTGCCTCGCGGAGACGGCGGCATAAATATGCGCGATTAAATAGGCAAAGGCCATTAAGGTGAACGGCCATAGTCCCCATGGCGCAAATCCCGTGGCGGATATCGCCCCGATAAGTAACAAAAATATATGCGGATGGCGGGCAATAATATGGGTGATTTTTTCCATGGATAAACTCTTGCCCAAATATAGACAAAATAGCAATTGGCCAAAGCGCTGCTTTACGATAAACTGCCTGCTATGATGATATTAAAGACATTTATCGCGGCATTGTCATTATTTCCAATGGCGATGCAATCCAATCAGACAGCTGGCGATGCGGCGCCAATTATATCAAAGCCATTGACCGCGGCGCAACAGGAAAAAATTTATTGCGTGGCAAGCATTGCATTGGTCGCAGCAGAGCAGGATAGAGGCATTGCCAGCGCCTTAAAATATCATGATATGCGCGGCGAAGGCAAAAAATGGATTGGTTTTGCGGGTGAAGAATTGATGCGGGAAACCGGTGAGCCGCGCGAAATTATTGCGCTATATTTTAAGGAAGCGGCCGAGCATCTGCAACGCACAAGCATTGATAACGCCAATGCACAGGCATATTTGGATGGGCAAATGGACAAATGCACCAAATTGATGCGCACGGATTTGGCCCGTGATGCTGAAATACAGGCGCAGATTGAGGCGCAAAATGAAGCTGCGGGCGATGCATTGGCCCATGAAGAGGAAGTTAATCCATGAATATTCGTCCCTTTCATTTGGCCGTGACGGTCGATAATTTGGCCGATGCGCGCGATTTTTATGGACGGATTATGGGATGTGCAGAGGGGCGCAGCAGCGACAAATGGATTGATTTCAACCTATATGGCCATCAATTTGTG includes the following:
- a CDS encoding GGDEF domain-containing protein produces the protein MDKFQLFLFLLFFSFAGVFAALYAYTRERSALFLSATLLCAVLAVLQETSIGLRHIHSLDLFAIGGLFWFSSVAIALSAASYVKVKLDFKMIGIISIAGGFCVYFASKAAIDAPRLFLIFELCSAAIILSGLRTLRLGNQTFVNRILQSFLCMVTCINLLRVLVVYINMSRMSDAQAHMLHHDLIYFSTAFMAILASNLYLFLMASVKINFQHQLAVTDQLTSLLNRRGMSEFISEQENEYGGEIWEGRAILVIDIDHFKAINDQYGHFVGDRILASIGQILQNVLQMHGKVARTGGEEFMVVLNKNSSPIAEQLAENVRVAIGMLKHDMLGRGQNVTVSIGAAIGQEGEAIKRIVRRADFMMYRAKSQGRNKVIVDRVDFSFSVKGMAHQS
- the metK gene encoding methionine adenosyltransferase, giving the protein MPSTYLFTSESVSEGHPDKVSDQISDAIVDLFLSKDPEARVACETMTTTQRVMLAGEIRGNNIMDEYGNWADGIQAEIEQTARQVVRDIGYEQDGFHWETFEFSNHLHPQSAHIAQGVDAAENKDEGAGDQGIMFGYASDETPDLMPATLDYSHKILAQMAADRHSGAAPFLEPDSKSQVTLRYVDGVPIAATAIVVSTQHKEGYDAGDKEAELHTYVKNIVAQILPAHLLSDDTQYHINPTGSFVIGGPDGDAGLTGRKIIVDTYGGAAPHGGGAFSGKDPTKVDRSAAYITRYLAKNIVAAGYATRCTIQLAYAIGVSHPLSLYVDTHGTGTVSNEAIENAINSLESLGGLTPKAIRTKLQLNKAIYRKSAAYGHFGRKAEGDFFPWEKLDLVDELKKAIG
- the lnt gene encoding apolipoprotein N-acyltransferase; its protein translation is MEKITHIIARHPHIFLLLIGAISATGFAPWGLWPFTLMAFAYLIAHIYAAVSARQAFGAAWIFGVGHFTIGNNWIATAFTFQAAMPAWLGWIAVVLLALYLALFPAFASLGSYILGQKLKQYFTVGSIPTLSFILIFAGFWTIFEWLRATIFTGFAWNPLGVILVDIGGIAQLIGTYGLSLLMIFIAGTLWILARQQYHHAMIIGGFSMAMLACSAFLTYIGGTSLQIAPKIAQYITVVQPNIPQSNKYEASAEAINYKKLSTLSTASKNAPPRLILWPEAAIPWQLESGYPYYAYRGQPGDSAVASRMLLTQLMNKDDVLITGSDRLEFNAQDDVIGARNSIFAISQNADILGKYDKAHLVPYGEYLALRWLLEPLGLTRLVPGAIDFWQGPGPRTLDLGRDSHGLHRPKMGVQICYEIIFSGNVIDRKNRPDFIFNPSNDAWFGTWGPPQHLAQARLRAVEEGLPVIRSTPTGISAIVAANGRIVKYIKPGVAGRIDAPLPPHNAETFFAKWGNIVPLILALLIIFLGSFWVVRNKYSV